From the genome of Thermaerobacter marianensis DSM 12885:
GTCCGTCTCGCGGAACCGGCGGCCCCGAAGAACCCCGGCCCTCCGGCTACAGGTCCAGCTTCGACAGGGTCTGGCGCACGTCGGCCGCGGAGCGGGCGAATGCCTGGCGCTCCTCGTCGGTCAGCTCGATCTCCAGGATCTTCTCGATGCCGTTGCCGCCCAGGACCACGGGCACGCCCATGAAGATCCCCGACTCGCCGTATTCGCCCTCGAGATAGGCCGATACGGGCAAGACCCGCTTGCGGTCCCGCAGGATCGCCTCGACCATCTCCGCCATGGCCGCGCCGGGGGCGAAGAAGGCCGACCCGGTCTTGAGCAGGCGGACGATCTCGGCACCCCCATCCCGGGTGCGCCGCACCAGCTCGTCGATCTTCTCCTTGGGCAACAGCTGGGTGACGGGGATGCCGCCCACGTGGGTGTAGCGCGGCAGCGGTACCATGGAGTCGCCGTGGCCGCCCAGCACCAGGGCGTGCACATCCTCGAAGGAGACGTTGAGCTCCCGGGCGATGAAGGTGCGGAAGCGGGCGGAGTCCAGGATGCCCGACTGGCCCATGACGCGGTGCTTGGGGAAGCCGCTGACCTTGTAGGCCACGTAGCACATGACGTCCAGCGGGTTCGTCAGGACGATCAGGTAGGCGTCGGGCGAGTAGCGGGCCACCTGGGCCGTGATCTCGCGGACGATGCCGGTGTTGATGTTCACCAGGTCGTCGCGGCTCATGCCGGGCTTGCGGGCGGCACCGGCGGTGATGACCACCACGTCGGAGCCGGCGGTGGCGGCGTAGTCGTTGGACCCGGTGATGACGACGTCGAAGCCTTCGACGGGCGCCGACTGCATCAGGTCCAGGGCCTTGCCCTGGGGCATGCCCTCCACCACGTCCACCAGGACGATGTCGGCCACCTGCTTGATGGCCAGCCAGTGGGCGAGGGCGGCACCCGTGTTGCCCGCCCCGACGATGCTGACCTTGGGTCGCTTCAACCTAGCCTCCCCCTCCGCTGCTAGAGTCCTGCCGCGGCCCGTTGGGTCACGGATCGCCGCTGGCGGTGCGGCCCGGCCGCGTGGGCGGGTCCGGCCCGCACCGTCCGGCGCTGCTGCATGGGGCCTTCATGGGCCGGCCCCGGCACCCGGAACCTGGGCCCCGGGCTGGGCCCCCTGCCCGCGACCCGGCGCCTTCAGGCGGCTCAGCTCGCGCTCCAGCTCGCCCAGCCGCCGCACCAGCCGCCAGACGTAGCCGAAGAGCAGCGCGAAGGCCGCCGTGTAAGCCCAAAACAAATAAACCAGAAGCCGCTGATCCAGCTCGGGCGTGATGGGTGGCACGCCTAACCCTCCTCGACCCCGGCCCGCAGCCGGTGGCGGATCTCGTCGGCCAGCCGGGCCAGCCGCACCCGCTGGCTGAGAAGCAGGAAGAACAGCAGGGTGAAGGCGCCCACGGCCGCCTGCAGTGCCAGGTGCATGGCCGGATCCAGGTTCATGTCCCCGCCCTCGCGGAGCACGGGATGGATGGAAACCCACCACACCGACGACATGTAGACGATGGGGACGTTGAGGAACCCGGCGATGCCCAGCACCGCCGAGTACCGGCCCCGAGCCGCCGGATCGTCCACCGCCGCCCGGATCAGGAGGTAGCCGGCATAGAGGAACCAGAGGATCAACGTGGTGGTGAGCTTGGGATCCCAGGTCCACCAGACGCCCCACACAGCCCGGGCCCAGAGCGAACCCATCAGCAACGTGATGGTGGTGAACAGCACGCCCAGCTCGGCCGCCGCCGCCGCCAGCCCGTCCCACCGGGGTTGGGGCCGCCGCAGGTAGGCGATGGAGGCGCCGAAGACGATGGCGAAGGCGAGGAACCCGACCCAGGCCGCCGCCACGTGGAAGTAGAAGATTCGCTGGACGTTGCCCATCACGCGCTCGGGTGGCGCGTACCGGAAGGCCATGTACAGGGCCCCGACCAGCGCCGCGTAGGTTGTCACGAGAAAGCCTGCCGCCAGGCGTGACATGGCTCGCCTCCTAGCGGGCAACCACAAAGTCGAACAGCAGGGCGCCGGCGACCAGGAACATGGTATCATACACCGCCAGCACCCGAAACCAAAGGGCTGCCTGTTCGGGAACCCCGGCCAGGGCGGCGCCCGCCGCCTGCACCGCGCCCAGCAGCACCGGCGCCGTCATGGGGAAGAGCAGCACGGGCAGCAGGGCCTCCCGCCCCCGCACCGGCGCCGTCAGGGCGCCCAACAGGGTCCCTACCACCGCCAGGCCCAGGGTGCCCAGCCCCAGGGCCAGCACGAACCCGCCCCAGTGGGCCGCCCCGCGATAACCGAGCCACGCCAGGACCACGGGCACCAGGACGAGCTCGAGGAGGAGCATCTGAAGGCCCTGGGAGGCCACCCGTGCCAGGTAGAGCACGCTGCGGTCCACCGGCGCCAGCAGTAGCCCATCCAAGGTGCCCCGGTCGGCGTCCTGGGCGAACGCCCGCCCGAAGAGCAGCATGGCGGCGAAGTAGAAGGCCACCCACAACAGCCCGCCCATCAGGGGCCCCAGGGCATGGCGTGCCGGGTCGAGGGCAAAGGCCAGGGCCAGCCCCACCAGCAGCACGAAGGTCGCCAGGCTCGCCAGCCCCTCCCGGCGCCGCCACTCCTGCCGCCAGTCCCGGGCCACCAGCAGGGCCAGGGCAGGCCCGACCGGGACCGCGCGGGCCCCGCCCTGCCGGGGACTCTCCGCAGCCCCTTCGGGAGGAACCGGCCCCCAGGCCGCCGGCCCAGGCACCCCGCGGGTGCCCTGGGTCGCCGCCGCGGGGCCGGGCGGCCCGCCCGCGACCCCCGCCCGGGCGACGCCCGGCATCGCTCCGCCGGCCACGGTCTCCGTGGGGGCGGCCGGGGTTCCCGCCAGCCAGGCCTCAAGGACCCCGGCATCCAGCGCCCGGGCGGGGACGTCCCGGGCCTTGCCGCCTGCCAGCAGGAGGACCCGGTCGGCCAGCGCCAGGGCCCGCTCCGGCTCGTGGAGGACCACCACCGCCGCGCCCCCCGCCGCGGCGTGCTCCCGCAACAGGTCCTCCAGGAGCCGGGCGGCGCCTGCATCGAGCCCCGTGAAGGGCTCGTCCCACAGCCACAAAATCGGCCGGTGCATCAGGGACCGGGCGACTTCCAGCCGCTGAGCCATGCCCCGGGACAGGCGCCCCGCCGGCCGGTGGGCAGCGGCGGCCAGACCCAGGCGGTCCAGCAAGGCCTCGGCCCGGCGGCGGGCCTCTGCGGCGTCGAGGCCGTAGAGCCGGCCGAAGAAGACCAGGTTCTCCAGCGCCGAGAGGTCGGGGTGCACCAGGGGCCGGTGGCCCACGTAGCCGACCAGCCGGCGCCACCCGGGCCGCGCCGGACCCGCGACCCGGCCCGCCACCCGCACCTCCCCCCCGTCGGGAGCCAGCAGGCCCGCGGCCACCTGCACCAGCGTCGTCTTCCCCGCGCCGTTGGGCCCCATGATGGCCCCGATCTCACCGGCCCGGACCCGCCAGGACACCTGGCGGAAGACGACCTGCTCCCCGTACCGCCGCTCCAGATCATGAAGATCCAGCAGGACGGCGGGCGCCCGCCGGGGGTCCGCCCCCAGGTCGGTAGGGGTGGCGGCCTCCGCGGGTGGCCGCCACGCCGGGGTCCTCACCCCGGCGTCACCTCCCGGGACGCCGTCCCGCCGGCGGGCAAGGGGACGTCGCGGGCACCGGCGGACCGCGCACCGGGTGACCCGGCGTCGCCGGCCCGCGGGTCCGCCTCCCCGCTCCCGGCCGGGGCCGGCAGCTGGCGGCGGGCCGGACCGGCCGTGCCAGACGCAGCGACCTCGCTGCCGGCATCGTCCACGGGCGAGGTCCGATCCGCGCCGGCCGGTTCCGGCCCTTTGGGCTCGGTCACCGCCGCGGTGGGGGCGGCCCCGGTCACCTGCCACCACCGGCGGGTCGCGGTCACGGCGGCGGCCACCAGGCGCCGGCGCTCGCTCTCGTAGACCGCCTCGGGAACCTCGCCCGCGGCGTGGGCCCGGTCCAGTTCCACGATGGCCTCGATGAGGGCCCGGCGCCGCCGCTCCCAGCGGGCCGGGCTGTTGACGTAGCGGGCGACCATGGCGCCGGCGGTGGCTGCCGCCATCAACGCCCCCGCCCCCAGCGCCCAGCGGGCCGCGGCGGGAAGGGCGGCTCCTTGCCCGGCATCACCACCGGTGCCCGATCCGGCTCCCAAGCCGGCGCTGGTACCGGCATCCACCCCGCCGGCGGTAGCGCCGCCCGCCCCCGCCATGCCCGGGGGCATCAGCGTCACCGGGTAGCGCCCTCCGGCCACGGGGCCCGCTACAAAGGCCAGCAGGTCCACCCCCGGCATGCCGAGGCCGGCGCCCGCCACCTTCCCCGCCGGCTCGAGCCCTTCCCCCGTGGCCACCAGCTGGCCGTCCACCGTCAAGACCGTCAGCTGCTCGACGGGAGCAGGCAGGACCACCTGCAGGCGCCCCCGGGTGGCGCGGGTGTCGGCCGTGAGTACGTACGAATAGTCCCTGGCTTCACCCGGCGCCGGCGGCTCCTCGTCCACCAGCCGCCCGCCTTCCCAGCGCAGGCCCTGGGGGAGGGGAGGTACGGGTTCGGCGAACTCCAGCGCGGGCAAGGCCAGGGGCGGGGAAGCCCCTTCCGCGCCCGTTCCACGCCACCGGGCGAGGAACAGCACCGCCATGCCCGCGCCGCCCGGGTCGGGACGGACCACCAGGGTGATGCGCTCCCAGGGCGCAGCCGCGGCCGGCGCCTCTGGCGCCGCCGACCCCTCCGGTGCGGCCGCGCCGGCGCGCCCTCCACCGAGCCCCGCCATCCCCAGGATGGCCGCCAGAAAGCATAGTGCCGCCACCAGAGCGGCGCCGGTCCGTCCCATTCCCGGCGCCGCCCGCCTGCAGCCGCCTGGTTCCGGTTCTTCCACGCGGACCGCCCGCCCCGGTCCCCGGCTGGCCATCCGGCCCCCGCCGGCGGCCCTCGGCCGGGCCTGGCACGACGGCCCTGGCACGTCGATCATCCTGAACCTCCCCCGCCGGAACCGCCCACGACCCGGCACCGGGACGCCGGCGTCACCGGGCGGCCTGGGTACCGGCGGCCTCGTACTTGGACGGGCACTTGACCATGACCCGGTCGGCGACCAGGGTGTTCCCCTGCAGCCGGCCCTCGACCACCACGTCGACCCCGTCCTGCAGGAGGTCGGGCTTGACGCCCTTGTACACCACGGGCAGGGTACGGCCCGACTCGCCCGCCATGGCGAACTGGAGCGTGACGTCACGCGCCGTCCAGTCCACGGTTCCGGGCTCCACCTTGCCGTAGACGCGCAGGAACTCCCCACCGAGCCCGCCTGCCTGCTCCAGCGTCTGGTCCACGGAGAGATAGTAGGTCTTGGC
Proteins encoded in this window:
- a CDS encoding cytochrome c biogenesis protein — protein: MSRLAAGFLVTTYAALVGALYMAFRYAPPERVMGNVQRIFYFHVAAAWVGFLAFAIVFGASIAYLRRPQPRWDGLAAAAAELGVLFTTITLLMGSLWARAVWGVWWTWDPKLTTTLILWFLYAGYLLIRAAVDDPAARGRYSAVLGIAGFLNVPIVYMSSVWWVSIHPVLREGGDMNLDPAMHLALQAAVGAFTLLFFLLLSQRVRLARLADEIRHRLRAGVEEG
- the ccmA gene encoding heme ABC exporter ATP-binding protein CcmA, whose translation is MRTPAWRPPAEAATPTDLGADPRRAPAVLLDLHDLERRYGEQVVFRQVSWRVRAGEIGAIMGPNGAGKTTLVQVAAGLLAPDGGEVRVAGRVAGPARPGWRRLVGYVGHRPLVHPDLSALENLVFFGRLYGLDAAEARRRAEALLDRLGLAAAAHRPAGRLSRGMAQRLEVARSLMHRPILWLWDEPFTGLDAGAARLLEDLLREHAAAGGAAVVVLHEPERALALADRVLLLAGGKARDVPARALDAGVLEAWLAGTPAAPTETVAGGAMPGVARAGVAGGPPGPAAATQGTRGVPGPAAWGPVPPEGAAESPRQGGARAVPVGPALALLVARDWRQEWRRREGLASLATFVLLVGLALAFALDPARHALGPLMGGLLWVAFYFAAMLLFGRAFAQDADRGTLDGLLLAPVDRSVLYLARVASQGLQMLLLELVLVPVVLAWLGYRGAAHWGGFVLALGLGTLGLAVVGTLLGALTAPVRGREALLPVLLFPMTAPVLLGAVQAAGAALAGVPEQAALWFRVLAVYDTMFLVAGALLFDFVVAR
- a CDS encoding CcmD family protein, whose amino-acid sequence is MPPITPELDQRLLVYLFWAYTAAFALLFGYVWRLVRRLGELERELSRLKAPGRGQGAQPGAQVPGAGAGP
- a CDS encoding cytochrome c maturation protein CcmE, translating into MSIRVKVAAAVLVVVAGIAYLSLMGFQSAKTYYLSVDQTLEQAGGLGGEFLRVYGKVEPGTVDWTARDVTLQFAMAGESGRTLPVVYKGVKPDLLQDGVDVVVEGRLQGNTLVADRVMVKCPSKYEAAGTQAAR
- the mdh gene encoding malate dehydrogenase; amino-acid sequence: MKRPKVSIVGAGNTGAALAHWLAIKQVADIVLVDVVEGMPQGKALDLMQSAPVEGFDVVITGSNDYAATAGSDVVVITAGAARKPGMSRDDLVNINTGIVREITAQVARYSPDAYLIVLTNPLDVMCYVAYKVSGFPKHRVMGQSGILDSARFRTFIARELNVSFEDVHALVLGGHGDSMVPLPRYTHVGGIPVTQLLPKEKIDELVRRTRDGGAEIVRLLKTGSAFFAPGAAMAEMVEAILRDRKRVLPVSAYLEGEYGESGIFMGVPVVLGGNGIEKILEIELTDEERQAFARSAADVRQTLSKLDL